In Onychostoma macrolepis isolate SWU-2019 chromosome 06, ASM1243209v1, whole genome shotgun sequence, one DNA window encodes the following:
- the LOC131542640 gene encoding uncharacterized protein LOC131542640: MQTHQAFQADLKELREVRAEVRELVQVAQSLRADLSQARGQNLSPAQPPALQLSSTPVRRYESTPLAEDGNFAELPPPPWPEPYVDLRNRVGDLALSDMGATTYQPVVPETRKYSFVFPATETLPSQPYAPDTCGFPPPPTPKELRELLTSAAMPLPANRTTVPVSPQFSSVPAHSNPTVFASKAEPGLHPVAPYSGSEYVYRGPSPSIPKFSRPDPGEFARLRIALKNLLPPNGTELFKYQILVDHLRFEEARMIADAYLNSPTQFTDMMAALHDKFGQPHQLALRKIASVLESPDIKRGDISAFQRFALQVQSLVGLLKTLGRDGELELSCGSHVARLLSKLPPEQRAEFRSHMFRQPGTTPNLADLSNWLRYETWCHSYNTKPMSKGSHAKSDSGKRTVTILHGVGEFPVETSAPREGPVSQIKPAKVKRYCPFCDKTEHYLGQCASFAKLTNDQVRTWIRSNNRCWRCARAHHAAQCDLKKPCNICQGIHLRPLHEVNVSPSQKEDSTNMEKSCLTNSSPDRFLLDKPSVKGRVMLKVVPVHLHYEDRTLDTFALLDDGSEKTILLSTAVKALGIQGVPEDLPLRTVRDDIQVIQGCSISFHISPHCKPQTSYKINHAFTADRLNLSRQSYPVEQLQQKYRHLRGLPIRTLTDVQPLLLIGSDQPHLITPTEPVRWGGRGAPAAVHTHLGWTLQGPIPSMGCPPTPRQCLLTSMVPIHDELLQNVQRLAVGYSSTVGGQRGNPVQAGSGGTSAA; this comes from the coding sequence ATGCAGACTCATCAGGCCTTCCAGGCAGACCTGAAGGAGCTGAGAGAGGTCCGTGCTGAAGTCAGAGAATTAGTTCAAGTGGCTCAGTCCCTTCGAGCTGACCTTAGTCAAGCTAGAGGCCAGAATCTCTCACCAGCACAGCCACCGGCGTTGCAGTTATCCAGTACTCCTGTGAGGCGGTATGAATCCACACCTTTAGCGGAGGATGGAAACTTTGCTGAACTTCCTCCCCCGCCTTGGCCTGAGCCTTATGTTGACTTGAGGAACCGGGTGGGTGACCTTGCACTATCGGACATGGGTGCCACTACCTACCAACCTGTGGTGCCAGAGACTAGAAAGTATTCCTTTGTGTTCCCAGCTACTGAAACACTCCCTTCTCAGCCTTATGCTCCTGACACTTGTGGGTTTCCCCCACCTCCTACCCCTAAAGAGCTTCGAGAGTTACTCACATCTGCGGCCATGCCCTTACCTGCTAACCGCACAACCGTGCCTGTTTCTCCGCAATTCAGTTCAGTACCGGCTCATTCGAATCCTACAGTCTTTGCATCAAAGGCAGAGCCCGGCCTACATCCTGTAGCACCTTATTCTGGGTCTGAATATGTATACAGGGGACCTTCTCCTTCGATTCCTAAGTTCAGCCGGCCTGATCCTGGTGAGTTTGCTCGTCTCCGGATAGCTCTGAAGAACCTGCTTCCTCCCAACGGGACTGAACTTTTCAAATATCAGATCTTGGTGGATCACCTTAGGTTTGAGGAGGCTAGAATGATAGCGGATGCTTACCTGAACTCACCTACCCAATTCACTGATATGATGGCAGCTCTTCATGATAAATTTGGCCAACCGCATCAGCTAGCCTTAAGGAAGATTGCTAGTGTCCTTGAGAGCCCTGACATAAAACGCGGTGATATCTCAGCCTTCCAGAGGTTTGCTCTCCAGGTGCAGTCACTAGTGGGCCTCTTGAAAACCCTGGGACGTGACGGTGAGCTGGAGCTGAGTTGTGGGTCCCACGTTGCGCGCCTCCTGAGTAAGCTCCCCCCTGAGCAGCGAGCTGAGTTTCGCAGCCATATGTTCCGCCAACCTGGCACAACCCCTAATCTGGCTGACCTTTCAAACTGGCTCCGTTACGAAACTTGGTGCCACAGTTACAATACCAAGCCGATGTCTAAGGGCTCACATGCCAAGTCAGATTCTGGGAAGAGGACTGTGACCATCCTGCATGGGGTTGGAGAATTCCCGGTTGAGACTTCTGCTCCTCGGGAAGGTCCTGTTTCACAAATCAAACCTGCCAAAGTGAAACGTTATTGTCCTTTCTGTGATAAGACTGAGCATTACCTGGGCCAGTGTGCATCCTTTGCTAAGCTTACTAACGACCAGGTCAGGACATGGATTCGTAGTAACAACCGTTGTTGGCGTTGTGCTAGGGCACACCATGCTGCTCAATGTGACCTTAAAAAGCCCTGCAACATCTGCCAAGGCATCCATCTCCGCCCTCTTCATGAGGTGAATGTCAGTCCATCCCAGAAGGAGGATTCAACTAACATGGAGAAGAGCTGCCTGACGAATTCCTCCCCAGATAGGTTCCTCCTGGATAAACCCTCTGTCAAAGGGCGGGTTATGCTCAAAGTGGTTCCAGTGCATCTGCATTATGAAGATCGAACCTTGGACACCTTCGCTCTTCTCGATGATGGGTCAGAGAAGACCATTCTGCTCTCCACTGCAGTTAAGGCCTTGGGCATTCAGGGTGTCCCAGAAGACCTTCCGTTGCGGACAGTGAGAGATGATATCCAGGTCATTCAGGGTTGCTCTATTTCCTTTCACATCTCTCCACATTGTAAACCTCAGACCAGTTATAAGATCAATCATGCCTTCACTGCCGATCGTCTTAACCTGTCTCGCCAATCTTACCCTGTAGAACAGCTACAACAGAAGTACAGGCATCTGCGTGGTCTCCCGATCCGTACACTTACGGATGTCCAACCTTTACTTCTCATCGGCTCTGATCAGCCCCATCTCATAACCCCAACCGAGCCTGTTCGATGGGGCGGCCGGGGCGCACCAGCTGCAGTTCACACACACCTAGGATGGACGCTCCAGGGTCCTATACCTTCTATGGGGTGTCCTCCTACCCCACGGCAATGCCTGCTAACCTCCATGGTTCCAATTCATGACGAGCTACTTCAGAATGTTCAACGACTGGCAGTTGGATACAGTTCCACAGTGGGAGGGCAAAGAGGTAACCCGGTCCAAGCAGGATCAGGAGGCACTTCAGCTGCTTGA